A genome region from Salvia splendens isolate huo1 chromosome 19, SspV2, whole genome shotgun sequence includes the following:
- the LOC121778250 gene encoding uncharacterized protein LOC121778250, producing the protein MRGQDPQTKALNDLWSMMVHCFRPSPLSISFPTLSPPQSPTASSRRLQISPTAFGLLFIGISMALMLFGIVTFLIGFVLMPLVIMLVTLFYFAGIVVKVSEIGRSILWPSSDCYKVVPVWNYSN; encoded by the exons ATGAGAGGTCAAGATCCTCAAACAAAGGCCCTCAACGATCTATGGTCGATGATGGTGCACTGTTTCCGGCCGTCGCCTCTCTCCATCTCCTTCCCCACCCTCTCTCCGCCGCAGTCGCCCACGGCGTCATCGCGGCGCCTCCAGATTTCCCCGACGGCCTTCGGGTTGCTCTTCATTGGGATCTCGATGGCTCTGATGCTATTCGGAATAGTCACTTTCTTGATCGGATTCGTGCTCATGCCGCTCGTGATCATGCTGGTCACGCTCTTCTACTTTGCCGGGATCGTCGTGAAGGTGTCGGAGATTGGCCGGAGCATCCTCTGGCCGAGCTCCGATTGCTATAAGGTCGTGCCAG tgtggaATTACTCAAACTAA
- the LOC121779893 gene encoding ACT domain-containing protein ACR6-like, whose translation MDDEFVKLFRRINPPRVVIDNESCDEATIIKVDSVKKHGTLLHVVQILTDMNLVIVKGYISSDAGWFMDVFNVVDCNRKKIMDQEVISDIQTKLESDDDSTPTVKGMVGMVPYEEYTCIELTGADRTGLLSEVCAILADLHCSVVSAELWTHKARAAAVVHITDYSTGCAIGDTKRLSTIKERLCNVLRSNYDMKTAKLTVSPPGIAHRERRLHQMFADQDFEKTEGSKARVVQDKSSSPLVTVSDRTEKGYTVITVRSDDRPKLLFDTICTLTDMQYVVFHGLVRGGTEEAYQEYYVRCVDGVPMQSDAERERIAQRLETAIERRSSEGLELELCGEDRIGLLPNITRILRENNLYIKRAEISSKGGKARHVFCVTDVTGDEVDPTIVDSIRQQIGQDVLHVKWNSNCSDKQQQGSSIAIILGNLFRNRSFPSFLIG comes from the exons atggatgatgagtTTGTCAAGCTCTTCAGAAGGATCAATCCTCCCag GGTTGTGATTGACAATGAATCTTGTGATGAAGCCACTATAATAAAG GTTGACAGTGTCAAAAAGCATGGAACTCTTCTTCATGTTGTTCAGATTCTAACAGACATGAATCTGGTGATTGTAAAAGGCTATATTTCTTCTGATGCTGGATGGTTCATGGATG TGTTCAATGTGGTTGATTGCAACCGAAAGAAGATTATGGATCAAGAGGTCATTAGTGACATCCAAACG AAACTCGAAAGCGATGATGACTCGACACCTACTGTGAAAGGGATGGTTGGAATGGTGCCGTATGAAGAGTACACCTGCATTGAACTGACGGGGGCAGACAGGACAGGATTGTTATCCGAGGTATGTGCGATCCTCGCTGATCTCCACTGTAGCGTGGTAAGTGCTGAGCTGTGGACGCACAAGGCACGAGCCGCAGCAGTGGTTCACATAACTGATTATTCTACCGGATGTGCAATTGGGGATACAAAACGCCTTTCAACTATAAAGGAGCGTCTGTGCAATGTTCTTAGATCAAACTATGATATGAAGACTGCAAAATTGACCGTATCTCCTCCTGGTATCGCTCACCGAGAAAGAAGGCTGCACCAGATGTTTGCTGATCAGGATTTTGAAAAGACTGAAGGATCAAAAGCGAGAGTAGTTCAGGACAAGAGTTCAAGTCCTCTAGTAACAGTCTCGGATCGGACTGAAAAGGGTTATACAGTCATAACCGTGAGGTCAGACGATCGACCTAAGCTGTTATTTGACACCATCTGCACTCTGACAGATATGCAATATGTTGTTTTTCATGGACTAGTCCGTGGAGGGACAGAGGAAGCATATCAG GAATACTACGTGCGTTGTGTTGATGGTGTTCCCATGCAATCAGACGCTGAACGAGAACGTATTGCACAGCGTCTAGAAACAGCCATTGAAAGGAGAAGCTCCGAG GGATTGGAGTTGGAATTATGTGGGGAGGACAGAATTGGACTTCTGCCTAACATCACAAGGATACTTAGAGAAAACAACCTCTATATCAAAAGAGCAGAAATTTCTAGCAAGGGCGGGAAGGCCAGGCATGTTTTCTGCGTCACGGATGTGACAGGAGACGAAGTTGATCCTACAATAGTCGACTCCATCCGCCAACAGATCGGACAAGACGTCTTGCACGTCAAATGGAACTCAAACTGTTCCGACAAACAACAACAGGGGAGCAGCATCGCCATCATTTTGGGGAACTTGTTCAGGAATCGATCTTTTCCCAGTTTCTTGATCGGATAG
- the LOC121779281 gene encoding exocyst complex component EXO70B1-like — translation MDSDKDKPESSDNPKPENDSEEGKAEIDGAESKSTDEEKPAETAGEENKEGGEGVEAAAAAVESEANKEGEEDPPPPPSALNIDKLSQEVDGYLATLSAPKPESGGESSLPQDVPNFVKQFSLMVEARVADYDSSSESVKWGSVPEEESASFLDAITRLSSLSTALLAYSAQPNIARSINRISAVIERAMSYVEEEFKDLLDEYRFPDSNPPQNGDEGATGEIAPPLEEEVASEQHAPPSSREDNIFPGYEDEVLSNLIRLSKLMTATGYDTECREAYFVARRAALDAALHKLGFEKHSIDDVHKMQWEILEREIISWIGIFKHCPSLLVSEGSLTRAVFPDRPAMSGHLHLALAQCVSATVLNFAGAVSLTKSSSEKLFKFLDMYEALRDVLPALGGEDVPQDWRNDLNTESNIIRCRLGEAITSMFSELETSIRTDAGKTPVPGGAIHPLTRYTMNYIKLACEYKETLEHIFKERHHGEESGSGSNSSPFAAHMIKIMELLDENMEAKSKLYKDHALGAIFLMNNGRYVLQKVRGSSEISSLIGDVYSRKKSSDLRQYHKVYQRETWGKLLSYLHPDGLTSHGKVSKPVLKERFKNFNAMFDEIRRTQTTWVVCDEQLQSELRVSISNMVVPAYRSFLGRYNQVFTAGRQTEKYVKYQGEDVENSIEELFDGKK, via the coding sequence ATGGATTCCGACAAAGACAAACCCGAATCTTCCGACAATCCTAAGCCTGAAAACGACAGCGAAGAAGGCAAAGCTGAAATCGACGGCGCAGAATCAAAATCCACAGACGAAGAAAAGCCGGCGGAAACAGCCGGTGAAGAGAACAAGGAGGGCGGCGAAGGGgtcgaggcggcggcggcggcggttgaATCAGAAGCTAAtaaagaaggagaagaagatccaCCGCCGCCTCCTTCCGCTCTCAACATCGACAAGCTCTCTCAAGAAGTCGATGGATATCTCGCCACGTTGTCTGCTCCGAAACCGGAAAGCGGCGGCGAATCATCTCTACCGCAAGATGTACCTAATTTTGTGAAGCAGTTTTCGCTCATGGTGGAGGCCAGAGTCGCCGATTACGACTCCTCCAGCGAGAGCGTCAAATGGGGCTCTGTGCCGGAGGAGGAGTCGGCGTCGTTCCTCGACGCCATCACGCgcctctcctccctctccacgGCCCTCTTGGCATACTCCGCGCAGCCCAACATCGCCCGCTCGATCAACCGCATCAGCGCCGTGATCGAGCGGGCGATGTCGTATGTAGAGGAGGAGTTCAAGGACCTTCTGGATGAGTATAGGTTCCCTGACTCCAATCCTCCACAAAATGGAGATGAGGGCGCGACCGGGGAAATCGCACCCCCACTAGAGGAGGAGGTGGCATCTGAGCAGCATGCGCCACCTTCTTCCAGGGAAGATAATATCTTCCCGGGATACGAAGACGAGGTTCTCTCCAACTTGATAAGGCTGTCGAAGTTGATGACGGCGACCGGGTACGATACTGAGTGCAGGGAGGCCTACTTCGTCGCTCGACGGGCCGCCCTCGACGCGGCGCTCCACAAGCTAGGGTTTGAGAAGCACAGCATCGATGACGTGCACAAGATGCAATGGGagattctagagagagaaatcaTCTCGTGGATCGGGATATTCAAGCACTGCCCCTCGCTCTTGGTGAGCGAGGGGAGCCTAACAAGAGCGGTCTTCCCAGACCGCCCTGCCATGTCAGGACACCTCCACCTTGCCCTGGCACAGTGTGTGAGCGCGACAGTCCTAAACTTTGCAGGGGCTGTCTCGCTTACAAAGAGCTCCTCAGAGAAGCTCTTCAAGTTCCTCGACATGTATGAGGCCCTACGGGACGTCCTCCCCGCCCTGGGCGGGGAGGATGTCCCACAGGACTGGCGCAATGACCTCAACACCGAAAGCAACATCATCAGATGCCGCCTCGGGGAGGCCATCACCTCTATGTTCTCAGAGTTGGAGACCTCCATCCGGACGGACGCAGGCAAGACGCCCGTCCCGGGCGGCGCCATCCACCCGCTCACGCGATACACCATGAATTACATCAAACTCGCCTGCGAGTACAAGGAAACCCTAGAGCACATTTTCAAGGAGCGCCACCACGGGGAGGAATCTGGCTCAGGCTCAAACTCCTCCCCGTTCGCAGCGCACATGATCAAGATCATGGAGCTCCTCGACGAAAACATGGAGGCAAAGTCAAAGCTCTACAAGGACCACGCCCTCGGTGCGATCTTCTTGATGAACAACGGGAGATACGTCTTGCAGAAGGTACGAGGTTCGAGCGAGATAAGTAGCCTAATCGGAGACGTGTATAGCCGAAAGAAGTCGTCCGATCTGAGGCAGTACCACAAGGTGTATCAGAGGGAGACATGGGGGAAGCTGTTAAGCTACCTCCACCCGGACGGCCTCACGTCGCACGGGAAGGTGTCGAAGCCGGTGCTCAAGGAGAGATTCAAAAATTTCAATGCTATGTTTGATGAGATACGCCGGACGCAGACGACCTGGGTCGTCTGCGACGAGCAATTGCAGTCGGAGCTGAGGGTTTCGATATCGAACATGGTGGTGCCGGCGTACCGATCGTTTCTCGGGAGGTACAACCAGGTGTTTACGGCGGGGAGGCAGACAGAAAAGTACGTCAAGTATCAAGGAGAGGACGTTGAGAATTCGATTGAGGAGCTCTTTGATGGCAAGAAGTGA
- the LOC121779993 gene encoding probable protein S-acyltransferase 7 isoform X1: protein MYVVPPPKVPGSETGSGEVRIYQAWKGSNKFFLQGRFVFGPDVRSLALTIFLIVAPVSIFCVFVAHKLMDDSFDNWGGYVMTIAIVLTSCDLMLLLLTSGRDPGIIPRNAHLPEPEVCDDNNTGGSQTPQLRLPRIKEVEVNGTTVKIKYCDTCMLYRPPRCSHCSICNNCVERFDHHCPWVGQCIGLRNYRFFFMFVFTTTLLCGYVFGFCWFYIKRIMIKDETSIWRAMIKTPASMALIIYTFIAVWFVGGLMTFHLYLICTNQTTYENFRYRYDRRANPYNKGLLLNFMETLCSSIPPSRNDFRAKVLREAALPARSVAGGFDSPNTGKGVDDIEMGRKGVWGDIGSVLDQYEGELSGNDGLSRKSGRLGEMHPETRSGVDEGGGGRGGMHSSWGRKGGNWERSPEILALASRMAETNPGVGSGSIGATTQPT from the exons ATGTATGTGGTTCCTCCCCCGAAAGTGCCCGGGTCCGAAACCGGGTCGGGCGAGGTCCGGATATATCAGGCTTGGAAAGGAAGCAAT AAATTCTTCCTTCAAGGAAGGTTTGTTTTTGGGCCGGATGTAAGATCACTGGCTCTCACTATATTCCTGATCGTAGCTCCCGTCTCCATTTTTTGTGTATTTGTTGCTCACAAGCTGATGGATGACTCCTTTGATAACTGGGGAGGATATGTTATGACAATCGCCATTGTTTTGACATCATGT GATTTGATGCTTCTCCTGCTGACATCCGGAAGAGATCCAGGTATAATTCCCAGAAACGCCCATCTGCCCGAGCCTGAAGTTTGTGACGATAATAACACCGGAGGCTCTCAAACTCCACAGTTACGTTTGCCTCGTATTAAAGAAGTAGAAGTGAATGGCACCACAGTGAAGATTAAGTACTGTGACACCTGCATGCTGTACAGACCTCCCCGTTGCTCCCACTGTTCGATATGCAATAACTGTGTCGAACGATTCGATCACCACTGCCCTTGGGTTGGACAGTGCATAGGACTG AGAAACTACCGGTTTTTCTTCATGTTTGTCTTCACTACCACACTTCTATGTGGATACGTTTTCGGCTTCTGCTGGTTTTACATCAAAAGGATCATGATTAAAGACGAGACATCTATCTGGCGAGCAATGATCAAAACCCCCGCCTCCATGGCTCTTATCATCTACACATTTATCGCAGTTTGGTTCGTTGGCGGCCTTATGACGTTCCATCTCTATCTCATCTGCACAAATCAG ACTACATACGAGAATTTCAGATATAGATATGACCGCCGTGCCAATCCCTACAACAAAGGGTTGCTGCTTAACTTCATGGAGACACTCTGTAGCTCGATACCTCCATCAAGGAACGATTTTAGAGCCAAGGTGCTGAGAGAAGCGGCTCTACCTGCTCGGTCCGTGGCTGGTGGTTTTGACAGTCCTAACACGGGGAAAGGTGTGGACGACATTGAGATGGGGAGGAAGGGCGTGTGGGGGGATATTGGGTCGGTTTTAGACCAATACGAAGGCGAACTCAGTGGCAACGATGGGCTAAGCAGAAAAAGTGGCAGATTAGGCGAAATGCATCCGGAGACGAGGAGTGGAGTGGACGAGGGTGGTGGAGGTCGGGGTGGAATGCATTCGAGCTGGGGGAGAAAGGGTGGGAACTGGGAGAGGTCTCCCGAGATCCTTGCTTTGGCTTCTAGAATGGCGGAGACGAACCCGGGTGTTGGGAGTGGGAGCATCGGTGCGACGACGCAGCCCACTTAG
- the LOC121779993 gene encoding probable protein S-acyltransferase 7 isoform X2, with amino-acid sequence MRACLFEFNFCRVLSGAFRKFFLQGRFVFGPDVRSLALTIFLIVAPVSIFCVFVAHKLMDDSFDNWGGYVMTIAIVLTSCDLMLLLLTSGRDPGIIPRNAHLPEPEVCDDNNTGGSQTPQLRLPRIKEVEVNGTTVKIKYCDTCMLYRPPRCSHCSICNNCVERFDHHCPWVGQCIGLRNYRFFFMFVFTTTLLCGYVFGFCWFYIKRIMIKDETSIWRAMIKTPASMALIIYTFIAVWFVGGLMTFHLYLICTNQTTYENFRYRYDRRANPYNKGLLLNFMETLCSSIPPSRNDFRAKVLREAALPARSVAGGFDSPNTGKGVDDIEMGRKGVWGDIGSVLDQYEGELSGNDGLSRKSGRLGEMHPETRSGVDEGGGGRGGMHSSWGRKGGNWERSPEILALASRMAETNPGVGSGSIGATTQPT; translated from the exons ATGAGGGCATGTTTATTTGAGTTTAATTTTTGCAGGGTTTTATCTGGTGCTTTTAGG AAATTCTTCCTTCAAGGAAGGTTTGTTTTTGGGCCGGATGTAAGATCACTGGCTCTCACTATATTCCTGATCGTAGCTCCCGTCTCCATTTTTTGTGTATTTGTTGCTCACAAGCTGATGGATGACTCCTTTGATAACTGGGGAGGATATGTTATGACAATCGCCATTGTTTTGACATCATGT GATTTGATGCTTCTCCTGCTGACATCCGGAAGAGATCCAGGTATAATTCCCAGAAACGCCCATCTGCCCGAGCCTGAAGTTTGTGACGATAATAACACCGGAGGCTCTCAAACTCCACAGTTACGTTTGCCTCGTATTAAAGAAGTAGAAGTGAATGGCACCACAGTGAAGATTAAGTACTGTGACACCTGCATGCTGTACAGACCTCCCCGTTGCTCCCACTGTTCGATATGCAATAACTGTGTCGAACGATTCGATCACCACTGCCCTTGGGTTGGACAGTGCATAGGACTG AGAAACTACCGGTTTTTCTTCATGTTTGTCTTCACTACCACACTTCTATGTGGATACGTTTTCGGCTTCTGCTGGTTTTACATCAAAAGGATCATGATTAAAGACGAGACATCTATCTGGCGAGCAATGATCAAAACCCCCGCCTCCATGGCTCTTATCATCTACACATTTATCGCAGTTTGGTTCGTTGGCGGCCTTATGACGTTCCATCTCTATCTCATCTGCACAAATCAG ACTACATACGAGAATTTCAGATATAGATATGACCGCCGTGCCAATCCCTACAACAAAGGGTTGCTGCTTAACTTCATGGAGACACTCTGTAGCTCGATACCTCCATCAAGGAACGATTTTAGAGCCAAGGTGCTGAGAGAAGCGGCTCTACCTGCTCGGTCCGTGGCTGGTGGTTTTGACAGTCCTAACACGGGGAAAGGTGTGGACGACATTGAGATGGGGAGGAAGGGCGTGTGGGGGGATATTGGGTCGGTTTTAGACCAATACGAAGGCGAACTCAGTGGCAACGATGGGCTAAGCAGAAAAAGTGGCAGATTAGGCGAAATGCATCCGGAGACGAGGAGTGGAGTGGACGAGGGTGGTGGAGGTCGGGGTGGAATGCATTCGAGCTGGGGGAGAAAGGGTGGGAACTGGGAGAGGTCTCCCGAGATCCTTGCTTTGGCTTCTAGAATGGCGGAGACGAACCCGGGTGTTGGGAGTGGGAGCATCGGTGCGACGACGCAGCCCACTTAG